Sequence from the Osmia bicornis bicornis chromosome 13, iOsmBic2.1, whole genome shotgun sequence genome:
AAATAACAGTACCTTCCCTATCTGATGTAAGAATAATTATCACACTTCTTCTTTCAATATGAACTTTTcatatacttttaatattaatttatcttaTAAATTATAGTTTCAAGATGTTGATgaggaaaatgaaacaaaGTCTAACAGAATTAAACCATCAAATGTAAGTGTGCCAGTAACTCCACCTTGTGTACTACACTTAATAAAATCAACttttatgtataattttaGAAAGGTACCAAACTTTTTGCCTTACTACCACCACCAAAAGGAGCTGAAGTGAAAAATACTAATAAATTAGTACCGACTACTGTCAGTAAAACAGCTGCAAAAATAAGTCAGGAAAAAGTTCAAACCAATAAGAAGATAAAAGATGATTCACATACAAATAAAGTATCAaaaacaacagcaacaacaacaagaGTTTCTATGGATATAAGTTCTGATGAAGATGAAGATGATGCAGTTGTAAATAGTAAAAGCAGTACTGTTACTGATTTCTTTGCTTTGTCAGCAACtgaaattgtatctaatccTGATGTATCAGAATCTTTTGAAAGTATTGCAGATTTAAAACCAGAATCAAGTAAGATTGATTCAGAAATGATACAAGATTCAGAAGAAGCCTGTAGTCAAGATAATCAGAAAACATTAGCTTCTGTAGAGTATGATATTTTAAGCTTACCAAGGGAAGAAATATTACTTAAAAATAAGGCAGAAGTGGGCCCGAAATTGCCCGTGCCTGAACAAGAATATAACATTGATACCGAAGGTAATGTGGCCTTTGATGATAAAGCTATTGAATATCTTTGTGGGAGAAGAGGAGTAAAACGAAAAccgaaagaaattaaagacgtaaatattattgaaataaatggAGAAGATATAAAACCAGATGAAAGAGAATGGCTAGTAAAAGCATTAACAGAAGAGCCTGTACAAAGACCAGTTTCTATGCAGGGTGGGGTTAATTCTCAGTCTAAAAAGAAACACCAAATAACATATTTGGCTCATCAAGCTAAAGCAATGGAAATGGAATTAAAGAATCAGTGGGCACAGAATAGGTTGACAAGAAAACAAACACAATCGAAATATGGGTTTTAAATAATGAACGTGTACAATAACAGATACATAATATTCtatctttatttttgtatgaaaatgaaaaagtaacAACACATaactgtaattattattataattttaactaTAACTTAAGAATAACTTGTTTTGTCCAGAAATGTATTCTCCAAGGTTTCGTATTCCTTCTGTTTAACTTCAAGCAAAGCTTTAGCTTGAAGTAAATTTGGTGGCAAATCACCATACTGATTAAGACACTGATTAAGTTCTGCTAATTCTCCTGACATTTCCAAATAcctattatatttatttaatatcttttgtGGGTAAACATCTTCAATTTGCATATCCAATAAATCAGTTTCCAATTTCTCTGTAGTTTGTTGGTATTCTTGCAACTTTGTAGATAATGAAACACGATTACAGTAATTATCATCGTGTTCTTTTTGAGCATCTTCAATAAAACTCTCAAGAGAATTTACAGCTTcttgtaaattattcaatttttttgaaaatatagtATGTTTTCTGAAAATATCATCATATGATAATGATAATTGCTTTTCTTCATGttgccttttcttttcttctattttctccCTTTCCTTTACTATATTCAGTGTAGCATCATTGAAATCAGCCAGCTTTTCAGACCTCATAATTAAAGCTACTTTTTGCAATCCTTCTTTAATATCATTAGGTAGAAATTGTGGTTCCAAActtaatttattcaataagggtgaaatttcttttccaaATGCGATATGTTCTTCATTCGTTTCTGATATTGCCTTTTGCAAAAGTTGAAGTAATGATTGCTGCTCTAACAGAATAGCATCTTCCCTATACCTGGCATTTGAAGCAATACTTGATACAGAATCATTCTGTGAAAATGATTCCACCTATTGGttcaaatttatttagaaTTATTGTAATGTAGTATGTTCAATAGTTTAATGCTTTgagatataaataaaatttcataaatattaacaGAGCTTACTTCACTGTTATTTTCCatgttaaatttaaaaatgcagTTTCCTTATGACAATTATGAACTGTGTAGGTTCCTCTCaaattcttctttatttcataaacTTGTCCGAAGAAactttctgaaattttgaaataaataattagcaaATTTAGGATCCGTTTTCACATAAGCATCAAGAGGTTAAGACAGATACAGTTTTTTCAATAACTATATTTATCAAAGAAAAATGCACATGTGCATTGCAGTATTAGCACATCTGATGATAGCTTGTTTACATAAGTTGACAGTAGCATATATTCATAAATCGTTATTTAAATACTCAATTTTTATCGCCTCTATACGTCATGAAAATTCGCACCTATAAGATCAGATTCCGGTAACGGCCGCCTGGAAACATATGACTCGTATGACCGTGTATGAAACGGTGTTGCTGTCGTTTGAGTACGCTTTCATTGACAGTTATTTGTTTTCCGTAACGATAAATTTTACAAGACTctgaatgaataaatttatttgacTCGAAAATAACTAAAACCAACAAGTATCAGTGCCACCG
This genomic interval carries:
- the LOC114873645 gene encoding septation ring formation regulator EzrA-like, with the translated sequence MENNSEVESFSQNDSVSSIASNARYREDAILLEQQSLLQLLQKAISETNEEHIAFGKEISPLLNKLSLEPQFLPNDIKEGLQKVALIMRSEKLADFNDATLNIVKEREKIEEKKRQHEEKQLSLSYDDIFRKHTIFSKKLNNLQEAVNSLESFIEDAQKEHDDNYCNRVSLSTKLQEYQQTTEKLETDLLDMQIEDVYPQKILNKYNRYLEMSGELAELNQCLNQYGDLPPNLLQAKALLEVKQKEYETLENTFLDKTSYS
- the LOC114873641 gene encoding proline-rich protein PRCC, translated to MSLVAYGSSDENSDEEENNSGTGDKNKVLAEIVTTQKTTDKLCLPVPKHSEKVDENNVNTGSLEKIHFDKLPKPKSIISETEDIIEEDDIPLKKEIELKPEKPMKKDRVPVKITVPSLSDFQDVDEENETKSNRIKPSNKGTKLFALLPPPKGAEVKNTNKLVPTTVSKTAAKISQEKVQTNKKIKDDSHTNKVSKTTATTTRVSMDISSDEDEDDAVVNSKSSTVTDFFALSATEIVSNPDVSESFESIADLKPESSKIDSEMIQDSEEACSQDNQKTLASVEYDILSLPREEILLKNKAEVGPKLPVPEQEYNIDTEGNVAFDDKAIEYLCGRRGVKRKPKEIKDVNIIEINGEDIKPDEREWLVKALTEEPVQRPVSMQGGVNSQSKKKHQITYLAHQAKAMEMELKNQWAQNRLTRKQTQSKYGF